Proteins encoded together in one uncultured Sphaerochaeta sp. window:
- the thiI gene encoding tRNA uracil 4-sulfurtransferase ThiI, with protein sequence MKDSTLYLIRLGEISLKGLNRDSFEKRLKQNIKQKLKGYKTQVNRQKGRIFFEISNECPKETVELALGTTFGVVGYSRCLRCEKDISVIRETAKKLIADEPFNIGKGTFKSIAKRADKSFPMTSYEIDCSLGEIVHEMYPEMTVDVKHPDLTIHCEIRDMAYLYTSPKPGPGGLPVSTAGKGMLLLSGGIDSPVAAYRMAQRGLKMDCIYFHAYPYTSDQALEKVKTLASLIAPYLQGTRLHVVPFTEPQLWIKQHSREDETTLMFRAAMMHVANAISEREEGTCIVTGEALSQVASQTLESMAFTDSMSEQLVLRPLVGMDKQEIMNLAMKIGTYETSILPYEDCCVIFSPKHPLVHPDKLVEQEHYRSMGIEPLLEEAIKNTEIVDFGADGIER encoded by the coding sequence ATGAAAGATTCCACTCTCTATTTGATACGATTGGGAGAAATCTCCCTGAAAGGCTTGAACCGCGATTCCTTCGAGAAGCGCCTGAAACAGAACATCAAGCAAAAACTGAAAGGATATAAAACACAGGTTAATCGCCAAAAAGGCCGAATATTCTTTGAAATCAGCAACGAATGTCCTAAAGAAACCGTTGAATTGGCACTGGGAACCACCTTTGGGGTGGTAGGTTATTCCCGTTGCCTACGCTGTGAGAAAGATATTTCTGTTATCAGGGAGACTGCCAAAAAGCTGATCGCTGACGAACCTTTCAACATAGGTAAGGGTACTTTCAAGTCAATCGCCAAACGTGCTGACAAGAGTTTTCCCATGACCAGTTATGAGATCGACTGCTCTCTTGGTGAGATAGTCCATGAGATGTACCCCGAGATGACCGTTGATGTAAAGCATCCTGATCTGACCATCCATTGTGAGATCAGGGACATGGCCTATCTCTATACCTCTCCAAAACCGGGCCCGGGGGGATTGCCTGTCTCAACAGCAGGAAAGGGAATGTTGCTCTTGAGTGGAGGTATCGACAGTCCAGTTGCTGCCTACCGAATGGCACAAAGGGGATTGAAGATGGATTGTATTTACTTCCACGCCTACCCCTACACCAGTGACCAAGCCCTGGAAAAAGTAAAAACATTGGCAAGTCTCATTGCACCATATCTCCAGGGAACCAGACTGCATGTTGTGCCTTTCACTGAGCCTCAGCTCTGGATCAAACAACACAGCAGGGAGGATGAGACCACATTGATGTTCCGTGCAGCAATGATGCACGTCGCCAATGCTATCAGTGAGAGAGAAGAGGGGACTTGTATCGTCACCGGTGAAGCACTCAGCCAAGTAGCGAGCCAGACCCTGGAGTCGATGGCCTTTACTGACAGCATGAGTGAACAGCTAGTTCTCCGCCCACTAGTCGGTATGGACAAACAGGAGATCATGAATCTTGCCATGAAAATTGGCACCTATGAGACTTCAATCCTTCCATACGAAGATTGTTGCGTGATCTTCAGCCCAAAACACCCATTGGTACACCCAGACAAGTTGGTTGAACAAGAGCATTACCGCTCCATGGGTATTGAACCACTGTTGGAAGAAGCTATCAAAAACACTGAAATTGTCGATTTTGGTGCAGATGGGATCGAAAGATAA
- a CDS encoding acyl-CoA dehydratase activase-related protein: MKIGLDVGSTTMKCVVLDDMMQVLHTDYRRHYSQIAETACTMLTDIKEICAGHPTKFALSGSAGMGLAQNLNLPFVQEVYATRIAITRFLPHTDVVIELGGEDAKILFLSQNMEVRMNGTCAGGTGSFIDQMASLLHVDQMELNELAKQAKQSYSIASRCGVFAKSDIQPLVNQGAEKSDISLSVLQSVVNQSIGGLAQGRPIKGQVVYLGGPLTFLSELRKSFDKTLGLEGICPENSLYYVALGTALSADEQDIKLDELIFNLEHYDTGKAFTSILPLFEDPEAYEAFKGRHAKATLTKIDPTNYSGPAFLGVDAGSTTIKACIIDPEGRLLYSRYEANNGNPVQAIKEFLGNFYTSYPHITIEKSCSTGYGEHLLQNAFAFEYSLVETMAHYKSAKTFQRDVDFIIDIGGQDIKCFKIKDGTIDDIFLNEACSSGCGSFLQTFSNALGYSPQEAAALAIKAKNPVDLGSRCTVFMNSSVKQAQKDGASVSDIFAGLAISVVKNALYKVIRSTDPAMLGKHIVVQGGTFLNDAVLRSFETELGSEVIRIHEAGLMGAYGCALHARDQHHKVPQQRTTLSLTQLEHFTHRTKTTYCKGCTNNCLLTINIFDEGRKLVSGNKCDRIVSPETFINNPEQLNIYAFKQQYFAHLKARKGERGKIGLPLQLNFYEQLPFWHTFFSHLGFEVVVSSPSTRETYLKGQSTISSDTICYPAKLMHGHIKDLLEKQVPTIFYPCSSYNIDEEKGDNHFNCPVVAYYPEVLRHNISELEDGSVTFISDYLSLADRAFLPKRMHQVLSQYYPVKKQEIKAAVKAGYASLETYQKAIREQGNLIIEQARKRNWPIMVLAGRPYHADAEVNHGIDGLLLQCSCAVISEDAIAHLVEKQPRKVLNQWTYHARMYDAARYVTGQDDMQLIQLVSFGCGLDAVTSDEIRDILRETDKIYTQIKIDEIANLGAVKIRIRSLLAALQEAKEQR, encoded by the coding sequence ATGAAGATCGGCTTGGATGTTGGTTCCACGACCATGAAGTGTGTCGTGCTTGATGATATGATGCAGGTACTGCATACAGACTATAGACGTCACTACTCTCAGATTGCTGAGACAGCATGTACCATGCTTACCGATATCAAAGAAATCTGTGCAGGACACCCTACCAAGTTCGCGCTTTCTGGGTCAGCTGGCATGGGGCTTGCCCAGAACCTGAACCTCCCCTTTGTCCAGGAAGTATACGCAACCAGGATAGCAATAACGAGATTCCTCCCCCACACCGATGTGGTCATCGAACTCGGTGGTGAAGATGCAAAGATCCTGTTTCTTTCCCAGAACATGGAAGTCAGGATGAACGGGACCTGTGCCGGTGGCACGGGTTCCTTTATTGACCAGATGGCAAGTTTGTTGCATGTCGACCAGATGGAACTGAATGAACTTGCAAAGCAGGCAAAACAGAGCTACTCAATCGCATCCAGATGTGGAGTATTTGCAAAGAGTGACATTCAGCCCTTGGTTAACCAGGGAGCAGAGAAGAGTGATATTTCGCTCTCTGTTCTCCAGTCAGTGGTGAACCAGAGTATCGGTGGACTGGCTCAAGGGCGCCCCATCAAGGGCCAGGTAGTCTACCTTGGGGGACCGCTTACATTCCTCAGTGAGCTAAGAAAATCGTTCGACAAGACCCTTGGCCTCGAGGGTATTTGTCCAGAGAATTCACTCTATTATGTAGCCCTGGGAACAGCACTCAGTGCTGACGAACAGGATATTAAGCTGGATGAGTTAATTTTCAACCTTGAACATTATGATACAGGAAAAGCTTTTACTTCTATTCTTCCCCTATTTGAGGATCCAGAAGCCTATGAAGCATTCAAGGGTCGTCACGCAAAGGCAACATTAACCAAAATTGATCCGACAAATTATTCTGGACCAGCATTCCTGGGCGTGGATGCAGGGTCCACTACCATCAAGGCCTGCATCATCGACCCTGAGGGAAGATTGTTGTACAGCCGATATGAGGCAAACAATGGCAATCCAGTGCAGGCCATCAAGGAATTCCTGGGGAATTTCTACACAAGTTACCCTCATATTACCATTGAAAAATCTTGCTCTACTGGTTATGGCGAACATCTGCTGCAGAATGCCTTTGCATTTGAGTACTCCCTCGTAGAAACCATGGCCCACTACAAGAGTGCAAAGACCTTCCAGAGGGATGTCGACTTTATCATCGACATCGGCGGACAGGACATCAAGTGCTTCAAGATCAAGGATGGCACCATCGACGATATCTTCCTCAATGAAGCATGTTCGTCGGGCTGTGGTTCCTTCCTGCAGACCTTTTCCAATGCACTTGGCTATTCCCCGCAGGAAGCAGCAGCACTTGCCATTAAGGCAAAGAATCCTGTTGATCTGGGCTCGCGTTGCACAGTATTCATGAACAGTTCCGTTAAACAGGCCCAGAAGGACGGGGCCAGTGTTTCCGATATCTTTGCAGGTTTGGCCATCAGCGTCGTTAAGAATGCATTGTATAAAGTAATTCGCTCCACCGACCCTGCCATGTTGGGAAAACATATTGTCGTGCAGGGAGGGACGTTCCTGAACGATGCCGTGCTCCGTTCCTTCGAGACGGAGCTGGGAAGTGAGGTGATCAGGATACATGAGGCAGGACTTATGGGTGCATATGGTTGTGCTTTGCATGCCCGTGACCAGCACCATAAAGTTCCACAGCAACGTACTACCCTCTCACTCACGCAATTGGAACACTTCACCCATCGAACGAAGACTACATACTGCAAAGGTTGTACCAACAACTGTTTATTGACGATCAATATCTTTGACGAAGGTCGTAAGCTGGTAAGCGGAAATAAATGTGACCGCATTGTCAGCCCTGAGACATTCATCAATAACCCCGAGCAGCTGAACATCTATGCCTTCAAGCAACAATATTTCGCGCATCTGAAAGCCCGGAAGGGGGAACGGGGAAAGATCGGATTGCCATTGCAGCTCAATTTCTATGAACAGCTGCCTTTCTGGCATACCTTCTTCTCCCACTTGGGCTTTGAGGTCGTGGTCTCATCCCCATCAACGAGGGAAACCTACCTCAAGGGACAGTCCACAATCTCCAGCGATACCATCTGCTATCCAGCAAAATTGATGCATGGACATATCAAGGATCTGCTTGAGAAACAGGTTCCTACCATCTTCTATCCATGTTCCAGCTACAACATCGACGAAGAGAAGGGAGACAACCATTTCAACTGTCCGGTGGTAGCTTATTACCCTGAGGTGCTTCGGCATAATATCAGTGAGTTGGAGGATGGCTCAGTTACCTTCATCAGTGACTACCTCTCGCTTGCCGACAGAGCATTTCTTCCAAAACGGATGCATCAGGTTCTCAGCCAGTATTACCCGGTCAAGAAACAGGAGATCAAGGCTGCTGTGAAAGCAGGGTACGCAAGTCTTGAAACCTACCAGAAAGCAATCAGGGAACAAGGGAACCTCATCATTGAACAGGCACGCAAGAGAAATTGGCCGATCATGGTCCTTGCGGGAAGGCCCTATCATGCTGATGCAGAGGTAAACCATGGAATCGATGGTCTTCTGCTGCAGTGCAGTTGCGCAGTCATCAGTGAGGATGCAATTGCCCATCTTGTGGAGAAACAACCAAGAAAGGTACTCAACCAATGGACCTACCACGCCAGGATGTATGATGCTGCCCGATATGTTACAGGGCAGGATGATATGCAGTTGATTCAGCTTGTTTCCTTTGGTTGTGGGCTTGATGCGGTAACCTCCGATGAAATCAGGGATATCCTTCGAGAGACTGACAAGATTTATACCCAGATCAAGATTGATGAAATTGCAAACCTCGGAGCAGTCAAAATTCGCATCCGCAGTCTACTTGCAGCACTCCAGGAGGCCAAGGAACAGCGATGA
- a CDS encoding 2-hydroxyacyl-CoA dehydratase, translated as MSTPFTKEMKKDYTILIPNMSPIHFNIAKEVFSNHGYNVVLLENQGPNVIREGLRYVHNDICYPAQLVIGQFIDAIKHGGYDTDKIALVITQTGGGCRASNYLFLLRKALEKCNLPHIPVISLNLKGMEKNPGFKITPFMLLQTYSAFIYGDLLMALSNQIRPYEVQKGEADALVSKWTTYLSDCFAHNRGYIGWAMKRNLNRICAEFAEIETRGEERIKVGIVGEIYMKYSPLGNNHLQEYLEEQGCEVLVPSMMGFLYYGADNAITDRAYYGGRFISAKVTQFILRQLYKVEKMSRQAMMKSGKFTVPIPYTEMKKLDEGLLDYGVKMGEGWLLTAEMLDLVHSGYHNIVCTQPFGCLPNHICAKGMIRAVTERSKDANIVPIDYDPSATGVNQENRIKLMLAIAREKLGNQ; from the coding sequence ATGAGCACACCGTTCACCAAAGAGATGAAGAAGGATTACACCATCCTGATCCCCAATATGAGCCCAATCCACTTCAATATCGCCAAGGAGGTGTTCTCCAATCATGGCTATAATGTGGTGCTTCTGGAGAACCAGGGCCCAAATGTTATCCGTGAGGGGCTTCGGTATGTACACAATGACATCTGCTATCCAGCCCAGTTGGTAATCGGTCAGTTTATCGATGCCATCAAACATGGAGGCTACGATACTGATAAGATTGCCTTGGTCATCACCCAAACCGGTGGTGGTTGCAGGGCAAGCAACTACCTCTTCCTTCTCAGGAAGGCATTGGAAAAATGCAATCTACCCCATATTCCCGTGATCAGTCTCAATCTCAAGGGGATGGAGAAGAACCCGGGTTTCAAGATCACTCCCTTTATGTTGCTGCAAACCTACAGTGCTTTTATTTACGGTGATCTTTTGATGGCACTCAGCAACCAGATACGCCCTTACGAGGTACAAAAAGGAGAGGCAGATGCCTTGGTGTCCAAGTGGACCACCTACCTCTCTGACTGTTTTGCCCACAACCGTGGATACATTGGATGGGCAATGAAGCGGAACCTCAACAGAATCTGTGCTGAGTTCGCTGAGATCGAGACGCGAGGGGAAGAACGTATCAAGGTAGGAATTGTTGGGGAGATCTATATGAAGTATTCTCCCTTGGGAAACAACCACCTCCAGGAATACCTTGAGGAACAGGGATGCGAGGTCTTGGTTCCCTCCATGATGGGATTTCTCTATTATGGTGCGGACAATGCCATCACTGACCGTGCATATTACGGTGGAAGATTTATTAGTGCGAAGGTCACCCAGTTCATACTTCGTCAGCTCTACAAGGTGGAGAAGATGAGCCGGCAAGCAATGATGAAAAGTGGCAAATTCACTGTCCCCATCCCCTACACCGAGATGAAAAAACTTGATGAAGGGTTGCTGGATTATGGAGTAAAGATGGGAGAAGGCTGGTTGCTTACCGCCGAGATGCTCGATCTTGTTCATAGTGGATACCACAATATCGTCTGCACCCAACCGTTCGGGTGTCTCCCCAACCATATCTGTGCGAAGGGAATGATCAGGGCAGTTACAGAGCGGAGTAAGGATGCCAATATCGTACCAATCGATTACGATCCTTCTGCAACAGGGGTAAATCAGGAGAACAGAATCAAGCTTATGCTTGCAATTGCACGCGAAAAGTTGGGAAATCAATAA
- a CDS encoding 6-phosphogluconolactonase: MNIERIHTTKELEQMVRDDLLSLSQEKSGSLHIGLPGGRSASHLINAMLTLPSESLGRMRLYLIDERLEGERNEDTLREAGLQKALDQGTTLTIVSEEKPLSDEPFDRLYLGVGEDGHIASLFPGSWPNSADAQTMVVIDSPKPPKRRVTLTYHGFLTLGREAKVYLLFLGEGKRDALNRLMSGKEDAHTLPCSFFVHHPFHGTIVTDLRENTL; this comes from the coding sequence ATGAATATTGAGAGAATACATACAACCAAGGAACTTGAGCAGATGGTCAGGGATGACTTGCTCTCACTATCCCAGGAAAAATCCGGCTCCTTGCACATTGGATTACCAGGAGGAAGAAGTGCCTCCCATCTCATCAATGCCATGCTCACGCTTCCAAGTGAATCACTTGGAAGAATGCGTCTCTATCTTATTGATGAACGTCTTGAGGGCGAACGAAATGAGGATACACTTAGGGAAGCTGGTTTGCAGAAAGCTTTGGACCAAGGGACCACACTCACCATTGTCAGTGAAGAAAAGCCCCTTTCCGATGAGCCTTTTGACCGTCTTTATCTCGGTGTAGGCGAGGATGGGCATATTGCAAGTCTCTTTCCTGGTTCCTGGCCGAATAGTGCAGATGCTCAAACCATGGTTGTGATCGATAGTCCCAAACCACCCAAAAGACGAGTCACACTCACCTACCATGGGTTTCTCACCCTTGGCCGAGAGGCAAAGGTGTATCTGCTCTTCCTAGGAGAGGGAAAAAGGGATGCTCTCAATAGGTTGATGTCCGGCAAGGAGGATGCACATACTCTACCCTGCTCCTTCTTTGTTCACCATCCATTCCATGGTACGATAGTAACAGACTTGAGGGAGAATACACTATGA
- a CDS encoding glucose-6-phosphate dehydrogenase, whose product MKRIIIQYGGTGDLALKKLYPAYEHLMEKGDSFEVLALGRRFTTRDEFLSEIIRKDAPSSFTDHLDYLYYDMSDTNAVTILTTRLKSMCGECDEVEFIYYLALQPSLYEIAIEQIQQVDNQLDCICSLTKKIVVEKPFGFDLESAQRYNDILEKAFTDEEIFRIDHYLGKEFMQNLLLMRFHNDIIRRIWDNRTIESIEIIFDETHGVDQRLGFYEKIGVVRDTIQNHIMQIITYLTMSEPASLTPKDIAVEKEKVLRAISPIQEFHMGRYESLGSGSGHVVHTPTYAAFKLFVNTYYFTGIPIYVRTGKMQNEAKSLIYIKFKNATKQVMHDDSIAENAVIITIHPELTIDINMNLKMPNTSWKSKPVRFRFNQSETFGANTPEAYEQIVEKILQGDKSVFPTMQEITESWRIVEPMLQENLPVEVYPIRTLPRFALNMAKENGFTWFD is encoded by the coding sequence ATGAAGAGAATCATTATCCAATATGGCGGCACAGGTGACCTTGCGTTGAAGAAACTGTATCCTGCCTACGAGCATCTCATGGAAAAGGGCGATTCTTTTGAGGTACTTGCTCTTGGAAGGCGGTTTACCACCAGGGACGAGTTCCTCTCAGAGATCATCAGGAAAGATGCCCCATCCTCCTTCACCGACCACCTTGATTACCTGTACTACGATATGAGTGACACGAATGCTGTTACCATCCTTACCACCCGTTTGAAATCCATGTGTGGGGAATGCGACGAAGTGGAATTCATTTACTATCTTGCACTGCAGCCTTCTCTCTATGAGATTGCCATTGAACAGATCCAACAGGTGGATAACCAGCTGGATTGCATTTGTTCCCTGACAAAGAAAATTGTTGTTGAAAAACCCTTTGGATTCGACCTAGAGAGTGCCCAACGTTACAACGATATCCTGGAGAAAGCCTTCACTGATGAGGAAATTTTTCGAATTGACCACTATCTTGGTAAGGAGTTCATGCAGAACCTGCTTCTGATGCGTTTTCATAATGATATCATCAGAAGGATCTGGGACAACAGGACTATTGAGTCCATTGAGATCATTTTCGACGAGACCCATGGAGTGGACCAGCGCTTAGGATTCTATGAGAAGATCGGGGTGGTACGAGATACCATCCAGAATCATATCATGCAGATCATCACCTACTTAACGATGAGTGAGCCAGCAAGCCTGACTCCGAAGGATATCGCCGTCGAAAAGGAGAAGGTTCTCAGGGCAATATCCCCTATCCAGGAATTCCATATGGGACGATATGAATCACTGGGTTCTGGTAGTGGCCATGTGGTACATACTCCCACGTATGCTGCATTCAAGTTGTTTGTAAATACCTACTACTTTACCGGTATCCCCATCTATGTACGAACTGGAAAGATGCAGAACGAGGCAAAAAGCTTGATATACATCAAGTTCAAGAACGCCACCAAGCAGGTAATGCATGATGATTCCATTGCAGAGAATGCGGTGATCATCACCATCCACCCAGAGCTTACCATTGACATCAACATGAATCTGAAGATGCCCAATACGAGTTGGAAATCAAAACCTGTTCGGTTCCGTTTCAACCAGAGTGAGACCTTTGGAGCCAATACCCCAGAGGCATATGAACAGATCGTGGAGAAGATCCTACAGGGAGACAAGAGTGTATTCCCTACCATGCAGGAGATCACCGAGTCATGGCGAATTGTAGAACCGATGCTTCAGGAGAATCTTCCAGTGGAGGTTTATCCAATCAGGACCCTGCCCCGCTTTGCCTTAAACATGGCGAAAGAGAACGGGTTTACCTGGTTTGATTGA
- the trpS gene encoding tryptophan--tRNA ligase yields METKQKRILTGDRTTGKLHLGHYVGSLKSRVELQHTYETFILLADVQALTTHFEDPELINSSIYDVAIDNLSVGLDPEKATLVQQSQITSIAELTVFYSMIVTVNQLRHNPTIKTEAKNYGYADLTYGFLGYPVSQTADITFCNADLVPVGEDQVPHIELARKIVRKFNDMYGTSIVEPQVKLSTVGRLAGLDGNAKMGKSMGNAIYLSDTPEAVWERVRNAVTDPARVTIKIPGTPEICNVYKYHCVFNEAEKDNIAEMCRTAQIGCVACKKRLNAVLNEMLDPIREKRAYYEAHRGEVRDLIIEGTRKANAIGNENIHAIKEKMHVLI; encoded by the coding sequence TTGGAAACGAAACAGAAACGAATTCTAACCGGTGACAGAACAACAGGTAAACTGCACCTCGGTCATTATGTAGGCTCCCTGAAGAGCAGGGTTGAGTTGCAGCATACCTATGAGACATTCATTCTCCTCGCTGATGTTCAGGCGCTTACCACGCATTTTGAAGATCCTGAGTTGATCAACAGCAGTATTTATGATGTGGCAATTGACAACCTTTCAGTGGGCTTGGATCCTGAGAAAGCCACCCTGGTACAACAGTCACAGATAACCTCCATCGCTGAGCTGACGGTCTTCTATTCAATGATTGTAACGGTAAACCAACTCCGTCATAATCCTACGATCAAGACAGAGGCAAAGAACTATGGGTATGCAGACCTTACCTATGGTTTTCTTGGATATCCTGTGAGCCAGACTGCTGACATTACCTTCTGTAATGCAGATTTGGTACCGGTAGGGGAAGACCAGGTCCCACATATCGAGCTTGCCCGTAAGATTGTCAGGAAGTTCAATGATATGTATGGAACCAGTATCGTTGAGCCACAGGTCAAGCTCAGTACTGTAGGCAGATTGGCTGGACTGGACGGGAATGCAAAGATGGGTAAGAGCATGGGCAATGCAATCTACCTCTCTGATACGCCAGAGGCAGTATGGGAGCGGGTACGCAATGCTGTTACCGATCCTGCGCGTGTTACGATCAAGATTCCCGGGACTCCCGAGATCTGTAATGTGTACAAGTATCACTGTGTGTTCAATGAGGCGGAGAAGGACAACATTGCTGAAATGTGCAGAACTGCACAGATTGGTTGTGTCGCCTGTAAGAAACGACTCAATGCAGTACTCAATGAGATGTTGGATCCCATCCGTGAAAAGCGTGCCTACTATGAAGCCCATCGAGGAGAGGTAAGAGACCTCATCATTGAAGGTACTCGAAAGGCAAATGCTATCGGTAATGAGAACATCCATGCCATAAAAGAGAAAATGCACGTTCTTATCTGA
- a CDS encoding FmdB family zinc ribbon protein, with protein sequence MPSYEYECQLCKARVELVQSLDKHEPPAVCPSCNMEHTMRRVNKPSSFHGEQDGQPAEVEQVDEKE encoded by the coding sequence ATGCCTTCGTATGAATATGAGTGCCAGCTTTGCAAGGCACGGGTTGAATTGGTCCAGTCCCTGGATAAGCATGAGCCTCCTGCTGTCTGCCCTTCTTGTAATATGGAACATACCATGAGGCGGGTAAACAAGCCCTCTTCATTCCATGGCGAACAAGATGGGCAACCTGCTGAAGTAGAGCAGGTAGATGAGAAGGAGTAG